One Tomitella gaofuii DNA segment encodes these proteins:
- the tig gene encoding trigger factor, translated as MKSTVEQLSPTRVRINVEVPFEELKPDFDAVYRQLAQQVRVPGFRPGKAPARIIETRVGRGAVIEQVLQNAVPGRYTEAVTTNDIKAISQPEIEVTNIEDGDHVEFTAEVDVRPEIDLPDFSAIAVEVDPIAVTDEAVDEQLDALRARFGTLTGVDRAVQNGDFVSIDLAATVDGEPVPEATAEGLSHEVGSGQLIDGLDEAVVGVEAEGSAEFTTKLLAGEHAGQEAVVTVTVNNVKERELPEADDEFAQLASEFDTIDELRTSLRERVEQSQRSEQAGAIRDKVLEDLLEQVEFELPEAIVQAEVDNQIHEVVHSLDHDEEQLDKLLEAQGSSREKFEADARESAVKAVKAQLLLDAVADAEDVQVSQEELTERLLFEARRGNIAPDQLAQQIQDAGRLGVLYAEVRRSKSLADIVQKVTAKDTDGTVIDVADLLGLKDDEVEAAGEAAPVDESGDDADSADAKD; from the coding sequence GTGAAGAGCACCGTCGAGCAGCTCAGCCCGACGCGGGTCCGGATCAACGTTGAGGTGCCCTTCGAGGAACTCAAGCCGGACTTCGACGCCGTCTACCGCCAGCTTGCGCAGCAGGTGCGCGTGCCCGGGTTCCGCCCGGGCAAGGCGCCGGCGAGGATCATCGAGACCCGCGTCGGCCGCGGGGCCGTCATCGAGCAGGTCCTGCAGAACGCGGTGCCCGGCCGCTACACCGAGGCCGTCACCACCAACGACATCAAGGCCATCTCGCAGCCGGAGATCGAGGTGACCAACATCGAGGACGGCGACCACGTCGAGTTCACCGCCGAGGTGGACGTGCGCCCCGAGATCGACCTGCCGGACTTCTCCGCCATCGCGGTCGAGGTCGACCCGATCGCCGTCACCGATGAGGCGGTCGACGAGCAGCTCGACGCGCTGCGCGCGCGCTTCGGCACCCTCACCGGGGTGGACCGTGCCGTGCAGAACGGCGACTTCGTCTCGATCGACCTGGCCGCCACCGTCGACGGGGAGCCGGTGCCCGAGGCCACCGCCGAGGGGCTCTCGCACGAGGTGGGCTCCGGTCAGCTGATCGACGGCCTGGACGAGGCCGTGGTGGGCGTCGAGGCCGAGGGGTCGGCCGAGTTCACCACCAAGCTGCTCGCCGGTGAGCACGCGGGCCAGGAGGCCGTGGTCACGGTGACCGTCAACAACGTCAAGGAGCGCGAGCTCCCCGAGGCGGACGACGAGTTCGCCCAGCTCGCCAGCGAGTTCGACACGATCGACGAGCTGCGCACGAGCCTGCGCGAGCGGGTCGAGCAGTCGCAGCGCTCCGAGCAGGCCGGCGCGATCCGCGACAAGGTGCTCGAGGACCTGCTCGAGCAGGTCGAGTTCGAGCTTCCCGAGGCGATCGTCCAGGCCGAGGTGGACAACCAGATCCACGAGGTCGTGCACAGCCTCGACCACGACGAGGAGCAGCTCGACAAGCTTCTCGAGGCCCAGGGCTCGAGCCGCGAGAAGTTCGAGGCCGACGCCCGGGAGTCGGCCGTCAAGGCGGTCAAGGCGCAGCTGCTGCTCGACGCGGTCGCCGACGCGGAGGACGTGCAGGTCAGTCAGGAGGAGCTCACCGAACGCCTGCTGTTCGAGGCCCGCCGCGGCAACATCGCGCCCGACCAGCTGGCGCAGCAGATCCAGGACGCGGGGCGCCTGGGCGTGCTCTACGCGGAGGTCCGGCGCAGCAAGTCGCTCGCCGACATCGTGCAGAAGGTCACGGCCAAGGACACCGACGGCACCGTCATCGACGTGGCCGACCTGCTGGGCCTCAAGGACGACGAGGTGGAGGCGGCCGGAGAGGCGGCGCCCGTCGACGAGTCCGGCGACGACGCGGACAGCGCGGACGCGAAGGACTGA
- a CDS encoding glycine betaine ABC transporter substrate-binding protein has translation MGAPDTGDRTGGRARRRNTDRRRRPRRVAGLVAALTTAALVAAGCGSGADTPVDEAHTVEIGYIDWAEDTALTALFDQQLSDSGYQVETTRFDDVGALFAAMADGKIDMFLDTWLPLTHQKYWDEYGDRLEDLGVWYDNANLELAVPSYVTDVHSIADLKDHAGEFGGVITGIEAGAGIMDRTEHHVIPDYGLGGVMRVEESSAEQMAADLGAAIAERRPIVVTLWHPHWAYSRYDLKDLKDPKGSLGSTENLHITARAGFSDDHPNLATVASGFTIDDERLQSLEAAINAAGADGEDAAVRQWRADNADYIRQEFGTLHQSDQRHIN, from the coding sequence ATGGGTGCGCCGGACACGGGGGATCGGACAGGCGGCCGCGCGCGGCGCCGGAACACGGATCGCCGTCGCCGCCCACGCAGGGTGGCCGGGCTCGTCGCCGCGCTCACCACGGCGGCCCTCGTCGCCGCCGGCTGCGGATCCGGCGCGGACACCCCGGTCGATGAGGCGCACACCGTCGAGATCGGCTACATCGATTGGGCCGAGGACACGGCGTTGACGGCGCTGTTCGACCAGCAGCTCAGCGACTCGGGCTACCAGGTGGAGACGACGAGGTTCGACGACGTCGGCGCGCTCTTCGCGGCGATGGCCGACGGCAAGATCGACATGTTCCTCGACACCTGGCTGCCCCTGACCCATCAGAAGTACTGGGACGAATACGGAGACCGGCTCGAGGACCTGGGCGTCTGGTACGACAACGCGAATCTCGAGCTCGCGGTTCCGTCGTATGTGACCGATGTGCACTCCATCGCAGACCTCAAGGACCACGCCGGCGAGTTCGGCGGCGTCATCACCGGCATCGAAGCGGGAGCCGGGATCATGGACCGCACGGAGCACCACGTGATCCCCGACTACGGCCTGGGCGGGGTGATGCGGGTGGAGGAGTCGTCCGCCGAGCAGATGGCGGCCGATCTGGGTGCGGCGATCGCCGAACGCAGGCCGATCGTCGTCACGCTCTGGCATCCGCACTGGGCGTACAGCCGCTACGACCTCAAGGACCTGAAGGACCCGAAGGGGTCCCTGGGGTCCACGGAGAATCTGCACATCACGGCGCGCGCCGGATTCAGCGACGACCACCCGAACCTCGCGACCGTGGCGTCGGGGTTCACCATCGACGACGAGCGGCTGCAATCGCTGGAAGCGGCGATCAACGCGGCGGGCGCCGACGGCGAAGACGCGGCGGTGCGGCAGTGGCGGGCGGACAACGCCGACTACATCCGCCAGGAGTTCGGGACACTGCACCAGAGCGATCAGCGGCACATCAATTGA
- a CDS encoding glycine betaine ABC transporter substrate-binding protein, with product MESGENPEPVGVPARRKGRRRGLLTGAVAIFGAIAMVAAGCGSSDQAPGGSGGGGDETITIGYIAWDEDIALTNLFEQQLEAAGYDVKTTQLSAGAIFSGMANGDVDMFLDTWLPTTHKEYWDKYGAQLEDLGVWYDKASLELTVPSYVTDVNSIADLKDHADEFGGVITGIEPSAGIMNRAENFAVPEYGLEGVMKVQQSSTPAMLAELEKAISNKKPIVVTLWHPHWAYSRYDLKDLQDPKKAMGEAEKLHITARGGFSEAHPKIAEMASNFTMDDEHLQSLEDAINSAGKGKTADAVTQWTKDNQAFVDEKFGSLKQD from the coding sequence ATGGAATCAGGGGAGAATCCGGAGCCGGTGGGCGTGCCGGCGCGCCGCAAGGGGCGTCGCCGCGGACTGCTGACCGGGGCGGTTGCGATCTTCGGCGCCATCGCGATGGTGGCCGCGGGGTGCGGATCGAGCGACCAGGCGCCCGGCGGCAGCGGGGGCGGCGGCGATGAGACCATCACCATCGGCTACATCGCCTGGGACGAGGACATCGCCCTGACCAACCTGTTCGAGCAGCAGCTCGAGGCGGCCGGGTACGACGTGAAGACCACGCAGCTCAGCGCGGGCGCGATCTTCTCCGGCATGGCCAACGGCGACGTCGACATGTTCCTCGACACCTGGCTGCCCACCACGCACAAGGAGTACTGGGACAAGTACGGCGCCCAGCTCGAGGACCTGGGCGTGTGGTACGACAAGGCCAGCCTGGAGCTCACGGTGCCGTCCTACGTGACCGACGTGAATTCCATCGCCGACCTCAAGGACCACGCCGACGAGTTCGGCGGGGTCATCACCGGCATCGAGCCCAGCGCCGGGATCATGAACCGCGCCGAGAACTTCGCGGTGCCCGAGTACGGGCTCGAAGGAGTGATGAAGGTCCAGCAGTCGTCGACCCCCGCGATGCTGGCCGAGCTGGAGAAGGCGATCAGCAACAAGAAGCCGATCGTGGTCACCCTGTGGCATCCGCACTGGGCGTACAGCCGCTACGACCTCAAGGACCTGCAGGATCCGAAGAAGGCGATGGGCGAGGCGGAGAAGCTGCACATCACCGCGCGCGGCGGGTTCAGCGAGGCACACCCGAAGATCGCCGAGATGGCCTCGAACTTCACGATGGACGACGAGCACCTGCAGTCGCTCGAGGACGCCATCAACTCGGCCGGCAAGGGCAAGACCGCCGACGCGGTCACGCAGTGGACCAAGGACAACCAGGCCTTCGTCGACGAGAAGTTCGGATCGCTCAAGCAGGACTGA
- a CDS encoding ABC transporter permease, with the protein MSDGTALAQDGVALLADTWHVPRIHVGDWFDTIVTWLTNNVGPLFDFISTVVSGAVDWLTDVLTYLPPWGMIIIFAVLALWIRGWKAAVVSVIGFGIIDGMLEFEATMQTLAQVLFAAVIAVVLAVPLGIWAARNAAVSRIVRPVMDFLQTLPVFVYLIPVIFFFSIGTVPGIVATVAFSLPPGVRLTELGIRQVDPEMVEAGEAFGTSPWRILTGIQLPLALPSIMAGVNQVIMLALSMQVVAGMVGAPGLGTEVFGAVTRLQLGAGFEAGIAVVILAIYLDRLSAAFGNRSVFSRMGAVFRILRRSRTADDEQTPADTDRTTVTAG; encoded by the coding sequence GTGAGCGACGGTACGGCGTTGGCCCAGGACGGGGTCGCGCTTCTGGCCGACACCTGGCATGTGCCGCGCATCCACGTGGGCGACTGGTTCGACACGATCGTCACGTGGCTGACGAACAACGTCGGCCCGCTCTTCGACTTCATCTCGACCGTCGTGTCCGGCGCGGTCGACTGGCTCACCGACGTGCTCACGTACCTGCCGCCGTGGGGGATGATCATCATCTTCGCGGTGCTCGCGCTGTGGATCAGGGGCTGGAAGGCCGCTGTGGTCTCGGTGATCGGCTTCGGGATCATCGACGGGATGCTCGAGTTCGAAGCGACGATGCAGACGCTGGCGCAGGTGCTCTTCGCCGCGGTGATCGCGGTGGTGCTGGCCGTGCCGCTGGGCATCTGGGCGGCGCGCAACGCGGCGGTGAGCCGCATCGTGCGTCCGGTGATGGACTTTCTGCAGACGCTGCCGGTGTTCGTCTACCTGATCCCGGTGATCTTCTTCTTCTCCATCGGCACCGTCCCCGGCATCGTCGCCACCGTCGCGTTCTCGCTGCCGCCGGGGGTGCGGCTGACGGAGCTGGGCATCCGCCAGGTCGATCCGGAGATGGTCGAGGCAGGCGAAGCGTTCGGCACCTCGCCGTGGCGCATCCTCACCGGGATCCAGCTGCCGCTGGCGCTGCCCTCGATCATGGCGGGCGTCAACCAGGTGATCATGCTCGCGCTGTCGATGCAGGTGGTGGCGGGCATGGTCGGCGCGCCGGGGCTGGGCACCGAAGTGTTCGGCGCCGTGACGCGACTCCAGCTGGGCGCGGGCTTCGAGGCCGGTATCGCCGTGGTGATCCTGGCGATCTACCTCGACCGTCTCAGCGCCGCGTTCGGCAACCGCTCCGTATTCAGCCGCATGGGCGCGGTGTTCCGCATCCTGCGCAGGAGCCGGACCGCCGACGATGAACAGACTCCGGCCGACACCGACAGGACCACGGTGACGGCAGGGTGA
- a CDS encoding quaternary amine ABC transporter ATP-binding protein, translating into MATVKTEKLYKVFGRNPDKVVAALEGGAARSEIDTGGATAAVIDANLDIREGETFVVMGLSGSGKSTLLRMLNGLLPATSGRVLVGGEDLTAMSDREARHLRRRTMSMVFQHFALFPHRTVLDNAAYGLQIQGVDKAERRRKAARALELTGLAGWEDHMPGQLSGGMQQRVGLARALAAETDILLMDEAFSALDPLIRRDMQDQLTELQKTLNKTIIFITHDLDEAMRIGDRIAIMRDGRIEQVGTAREILDSPANAYVQEFIQDVDRTRVLTAENVMDRQAVTVTAAALDAKWDEIAAAPGRRTVFVVDESGRPVGVIGSDSADGSVVGTGAPAVDRDVVEVPENASLRSLFRSSATSDHPLAVVDEAGRLSGTISQDRLLGAAGEAAAAPPDPAEHIVEASGAAS; encoded by the coding sequence GTGGCAACCGTCAAGACGGAGAAGCTCTACAAGGTGTTCGGGCGGAACCCCGACAAGGTGGTGGCGGCGCTGGAAGGCGGCGCCGCGCGGTCGGAGATCGACACCGGCGGCGCGACGGCCGCGGTCATCGACGCGAACCTCGACATCCGTGAGGGCGAGACGTTCGTGGTGATGGGGCTGTCCGGCTCGGGCAAGTCGACGCTGCTGCGCATGCTCAACGGTCTGCTGCCGGCCACCTCGGGGCGCGTGCTCGTGGGCGGGGAGGACCTCACCGCGATGTCCGACCGCGAGGCCCGCCACCTGCGGCGCCGCACCATGAGCATGGTCTTCCAGCACTTCGCGCTGTTTCCGCACCGCACAGTGCTCGACAACGCCGCGTACGGCCTGCAGATCCAGGGGGTCGACAAGGCCGAGCGGCGCCGGAAGGCGGCGCGCGCCCTGGAACTGACCGGGCTCGCCGGTTGGGAGGACCACATGCCGGGCCAGCTGTCCGGCGGCATGCAGCAGCGCGTGGGCCTGGCGCGCGCACTCGCTGCCGAGACGGACATCCTGCTGATGGACGAGGCGTTCAGCGCGTTGGACCCGCTGATCCGGCGCGACATGCAGGACCAGCTCACGGAGCTGCAGAAGACTCTCAACAAGACCATCATCTTCATCACCCACGACCTGGACGAGGCCATGCGGATCGGCGACCGCATCGCGATCATGCGCGACGGCCGGATCGAGCAGGTCGGCACCGCGCGGGAGATCCTCGACTCCCCGGCCAACGCCTACGTGCAGGAGTTCATCCAGGACGTGGACCGCACGCGGGTGCTCACCGCGGAGAACGTCATGGACCGGCAGGCGGTCACCGTCACGGCGGCGGCGCTCGACGCCAAGTGGGACGAGATCGCGGCCGCACCGGGACGCCGGACCGTGTTCGTCGTCGACGAGTCGGGCCGCCCGGTGGGGGTCATCGGCTCCGATTCGGCGGACGGCTCCGTGGTCGGCACGGGCGCACCCGCCGTCGACCGGGACGTGGTGGAGGTGCCAGAGAACGCCTCACTGCGGTCACTCTTCCGCAGCTCCGCGACCAGCGACCATCCCCTGGCGGTGGTGGACGAGGCCGGCAGGCTCAGCGGCACCATCTCGCAGGACCGGCTCCTCGGAGCGGCGGGCGAGGCGGCGGCCGCGCCGCCGGATCCGGCAGAGCACATCGTCGAGGCATCGGGGGCGGCATCGTGA
- a CDS encoding Fpg/Nei family DNA glycosylase produces the protein MPEGHTVHRLAVIHQERFAGRPVRVSSPQGRFAEEARLVDGRVLERADAYGKHLLHFYDVDLAVHVHLGIYGVFDEQSVPMDPPRGQVRMRMIGAESGTDLRGPTRCEVIDHAAVQRLRARLGPDPLRADADPERAWRRIARSRAPIGGLLMDQSVVAGVGNVYRAEVLFRQGIDPMRPGRSLDRAEWDALWSDLTALMAVGVTAGGIVVVRDEHDHGDPAYAKGKPRTYVYRRAGGPCRVCGATVLRTELQGRNLFWCPHCQS, from the coding sequence GTGCCGGAGGGGCACACCGTCCACCGTCTCGCCGTGATCCACCAGGAGCGGTTCGCGGGGCGCCCGGTGCGGGTGAGCAGCCCGCAGGGGCGTTTCGCGGAGGAGGCGCGGCTGGTGGACGGCCGGGTGCTCGAGCGCGCGGACGCCTACGGCAAGCACCTGCTGCACTTCTACGACGTCGACCTGGCGGTGCACGTGCACCTGGGCATCTACGGGGTCTTCGACGAGCAGTCGGTGCCGATGGACCCGCCGCGCGGGCAGGTGCGCATGCGCATGATCGGTGCGGAATCCGGCACCGATCTGCGCGGGCCCACCCGCTGCGAGGTGATCGATCACGCGGCGGTGCAGCGGCTGCGCGCGCGCCTGGGCCCCGACCCGCTGCGTGCGGACGCGGATCCGGAGCGGGCGTGGCGACGCATCGCACGGTCGCGCGCCCCGATCGGCGGCCTGCTCATGGATCAGTCGGTGGTGGCCGGCGTCGGCAACGTCTACCGCGCGGAAGTCCTGTTCCGGCAGGGCATCGACCCGATGCGCCCCGGGCGGTCGCTGGACCGCGCCGAGTGGGACGCACTGTGGTCGGACCTGACGGCGCTGATGGCCGTCGGCGTCACGGCGGGCGGCATCGTCGTGGTGCGCGACGAGCACGACCACGGCGACCCCGCCTACGCCAAGGGCAAGCCGCGGACCTACGTCTATCGGCGCGCGGGCGGCCCGTGCCGGGTGTGCGGGGCGACGGTGCTGCGCACGGAGCTGCAGGGGCGCAACCTGTTCTGGTGCCCGCACTGCCAGAGCTGA
- a CDS encoding ribose-5-phosphate isomerase has translation MRVYLGGDHAGFELKATLIEHLTAAGHEPVDCGAFEYDAVDDYPAFCIDAARKVVADPGSLGIVIGGSGNGEQIAANKVPGARCALAWSVETARLAREHNNAQLMGIGGRMHSPDEAKEIVDAFLSAQWSQEERHQRRIDVLAEYERSGTAPAVPGA, from the coding sequence ATGCGCGTATACCTCGGCGGCGACCACGCCGGATTCGAACTCAAGGCCACGCTGATCGAGCACCTGACCGCGGCCGGGCACGAGCCCGTCGACTGCGGCGCATTCGAGTACGACGCCGTGGACGACTATCCGGCGTTCTGCATCGACGCGGCGCGCAAGGTGGTGGCCGACCCGGGCAGCCTGGGCATCGTCATCGGCGGCAGCGGCAACGGCGAGCAGATCGCGGCCAACAAGGTGCCGGGTGCGCGGTGCGCGCTGGCGTGGAGCGTGGAGACGGCCCGGCTGGCGCGCGAGCACAACAACGCGCAGCTGATGGGCATCGGCGGGCGCATGCACTCGCCGGACGAGGCGAAGGAGATCGTCGACGCCTTCTTGTCCGCGCAGTGGTCGCAGGAGGAGCGTCACCAGCGCCGCATCGACGTCCTCGCCGAGTACGAGCGCTCCGGCACGGCTCCCGCCGTCCCCGGCGCCTGA
- the fumC gene encoding class II fumarate hydratase, which yields MTDEAPKVLDIGIGIDASGTRHETDSMGGIDVPADRYWGAQTQRSLVHFSIGNDKMPHEVYHAYGYVKKAAALVNGAAGRMPAWQSELIAHVADEVIAGDLDESFPLYVWQTGSGTQSNMNTNEVISNRAIQLVGGKLGSKTPVHPNDHVNMGQSSNDTFPTAMHIAVVTEILERLIPALSALHEEFLAKSEQWREVVKTGRTHLEDATPLTVGQEWSGYARQIEQGIERLRASLPGLYELAMGGTAVGTGLNAPPGFDVEVAAKIAELTGRPFVTAENKFAAQGGLDAMVAASAGLRAVAVPLMKIANDIRWLASGPRCGLGELVLPANEPGSSIMPGKVNPTQCEAMVMVCIQVIAEDSGVAIAGTQGNFELNAMRPIILNNVLHSARILGDASVKLREYCIAGTELNRAQIGKFVGSSLMLVTALSPVIGYDKASAIAHKANDEGTTLREAALATGFIGADRFDEIVDPAKMVGTP from the coding sequence ATGACCGACGAAGCGCCGAAGGTGCTCGATATCGGCATCGGAATCGATGCGTCCGGCACCCGGCACGAGACCGATTCGATGGGCGGGATCGACGTGCCCGCGGACAGGTACTGGGGCGCCCAGACCCAGCGTTCGCTGGTGCACTTCTCGATCGGCAACGACAAGATGCCGCACGAGGTTTACCACGCCTACGGATACGTCAAGAAGGCAGCAGCTCTGGTCAATGGCGCGGCGGGCCGGATGCCGGCCTGGCAGTCCGAGCTCATCGCGCATGTGGCGGACGAGGTGATCGCCGGGGACCTCGATGAGAGTTTCCCGTTGTACGTCTGGCAGACCGGCTCGGGCACACAGTCGAATATGAACACCAACGAAGTGATCAGCAACCGCGCGATCCAACTCGTCGGCGGAAAGCTCGGAAGCAAGACCCCGGTGCACCCGAATGACCACGTCAACATGGGCCAGTCCTCGAACGACACCTTTCCCACCGCGATGCACATCGCCGTGGTCACCGAGATCCTCGAGCGGCTGATCCCGGCGCTGAGCGCGCTGCACGAGGAGTTCCTCGCCAAGTCGGAGCAGTGGCGCGAGGTGGTCAAGACCGGCCGGACGCACCTTGAGGACGCGACACCGTTGACGGTGGGTCAGGAGTGGTCGGGGTACGCCCGGCAGATCGAGCAGGGCATCGAACGCCTGCGCGCATCGCTGCCGGGCCTCTACGAACTTGCGATGGGCGGCACCGCAGTGGGCACTGGGCTCAACGCCCCACCCGGGTTCGATGTCGAGGTCGCGGCGAAGATCGCCGAGCTCACCGGGCGTCCGTTCGTCACCGCGGAGAACAAGTTCGCCGCCCAGGGCGGATTGGATGCGATGGTAGCCGCAAGCGCCGGGCTCCGTGCGGTAGCGGTGCCGTTGATGAAGATCGCCAACGACATCCGGTGGTTGGCCTCGGGTCCGCGCTGCGGTCTCGGTGAGCTCGTCCTGCCGGCGAACGAACCGGGCAGTTCGATCATGCCGGGCAAGGTCAATCCGACGCAGTGCGAGGCCATGGTGATGGTCTGCATCCAAGTGATCGCCGAGGACAGTGGTGTCGCCATCGCGGGCACCCAGGGCAATTTCGAGCTCAATGCGATGCGGCCCATCATCCTCAACAACGTGCTGCATTCGGCGCGGATCCTCGGCGACGCATCGGTGAAGCTGCGGGAATACTGCATAGCGGGGACCGAGCTGAACCGGGCACAGATCGGCAAGTTCGTGGGAAGCTCGTTGATGCTGGTGACCGCACTGTCCCCGGTCATCGGCTACGACAAGGCCTCGGCGATCGCGCACAAGGCCAACGACGAGGGCACCACCCTGCGCGAAGCGGCGCTGGCGACCGGATTCATCGGGGCGGACCGGTTCGACGAGATCGTCGACCCCGCCAAGATGGTGGGCACACCCTAA
- a CDS encoding NAD-dependent malic enzyme, with the protein MKSRRKPRRPVSEKPHVLTDPLTNRGTAFTREERARMGLTGRLPSRVETLEEQAARSYAQLSSYATDLEKYIFLDQLHDRNEVLYYKVISEHLEELLSVVYDPTIGEAIKKWSLDYRISRAVYLSIDHPEDMRASFETLGLGPDDVDLIVVSDAQEILGIGDWGVNGSDIAVGKLAIYTAAAGIDPARVIAVNLDVGTDNEELLNSPAYLGNRHARITGEAYDAFIAQYLATASDLYPNALLHFEDFGPGNARRILEKYRDSYRIFNDDMQGTGAIVMSSVVSGLKVTKESFAEQRLVVFGAGTAGTGMADQISAAMRRDGLTDEESKARVWLVDRDGLVTDDMSGLPDYQQAYARPAAEVAGYARGADGKIDLRTVIEEARPTILIGTSTAHNAFTKEVVEALCAGVERPILLPLSNPTERIEVMPADAVPWSKGKALIATGIPVDPVTYAGTVYHIGQANNALLYPGLGLGIVVSGASRVTDGMLLAAAEAVAVQVDPSGPGASLLPPVDDLRASSATVAIAVAKQAMADGVATKKYDNLVQAVQDAMWQPVYQGDPA; encoded by the coding sequence GTGAAATCCCGAAGGAAGCCGAGGCGACCAGTGTCAGAAAAACCGCACGTTCTCACCGATCCGTTGACGAACAGGGGAACCGCTTTCACCCGTGAGGAGCGGGCGCGGATGGGGTTGACGGGGCGCCTGCCGTCCCGGGTGGAGACCCTGGAAGAGCAGGCGGCGCGTTCCTACGCGCAACTGAGCTCGTATGCGACCGATCTGGAGAAGTACATTTTCCTCGATCAGCTCCACGATCGGAATGAAGTGCTCTACTACAAAGTGATCTCGGAGCACCTGGAAGAACTCTTGTCGGTCGTTTACGATCCCACGATCGGTGAAGCGATCAAAAAATGGAGTCTGGATTACCGGATCTCCCGGGCCGTCTATTTGTCGATCGATCACCCCGAGGACATGCGGGCGTCGTTCGAGACGCTCGGGCTGGGGCCGGACGACGTCGACCTCATCGTCGTCTCCGATGCGCAAGAGATCCTGGGCATCGGAGACTGGGGCGTCAACGGATCCGATATCGCGGTGGGCAAACTCGCCATCTACACCGCCGCCGCGGGCATCGACCCCGCGCGCGTGATCGCGGTGAACCTCGATGTGGGCACCGACAACGAGGAACTGCTCAACAGCCCGGCGTATCTGGGCAACAGGCATGCCCGGATCACCGGCGAGGCGTACGACGCCTTCATCGCGCAGTACCTGGCGACCGCCTCGGACCTGTACCCGAACGCGCTGCTGCACTTCGAGGACTTCGGGCCGGGGAATGCTCGCCGCATCCTGGAGAAGTACCGCGACAGCTACCGCATCTTCAACGATGACATGCAGGGCACCGGTGCGATCGTCATGTCGTCGGTGGTGTCCGGGCTGAAGGTGACCAAGGAGTCCTTCGCCGAGCAGCGGCTGGTGGTCTTCGGTGCAGGCACGGCGGGCACGGGCATGGCAGATCAGATCAGCGCCGCGATGCGCCGCGACGGCCTCACCGACGAGGAGTCGAAGGCCCGCGTGTGGCTGGTGGACAGGGATGGGCTGGTCACCGACGACATGTCCGGTCTGCCCGACTATCAGCAGGCGTACGCGCGTCCCGCGGCGGAGGTCGCCGGTTACGCGCGCGGTGCGGACGGAAAGATCGATCTGCGCACGGTGATCGAAGAAGCGCGCCCGACGATCCTGATCGGCACCTCCACCGCGCACAATGCGTTCACCAAGGAGGTCGTCGAGGCGCTGTGCGCCGGCGTCGAGCGGCCGATCCTGCTGCCGCTGTCCAACCCGACCGAGCGCATCGAAGTCATGCCCGCCGACGCCGTGCCATGGTCGAAGGGCAAGGCGCTCATCGCCACCGGCATTCCGGTCGACCCGGTGACTTATGCCGGCACCGTCTATCACATCGGCCAGGCCAACAATGCGCTGCTCTATCCGGGATTGGGGCTGGGAATCGTGGTCTCCGGGGCGAGCCGGGTCACCGACGGCATGCTGCTCGCGGCGGCCGAGGCGGTGGCCGTGCAGGTGGACCCGAGCGGTCCGGGCGCGTCGCTGCTGCCGCCGGTCGACGATCTGCGGGCCTCGTCGGCCACGGTGGCGATCGCGGTCGCCAAGCAGGCGATGGCCGACGGGGTGGCGACGAAGAAGTACGACAACCTGGTCCAGGCGGTCCAGGACGCGATGTGGCAGCCGGTCTACCAGGGGGACCCGGCATGA